One bacterium genomic window, GAGGCCGGTGATCTCCTCGCCGAGGAAGGAGACCGTGCCGCATCGCGGCCGAAGGACCCCCGCGATCGTCTTCATCAGCGTGGTCTTTCCCGCTCCGTTCGCCCCGATGATGGCGACGACGCCCCCCCCGGGGACGTCGATGGAGATCTCCCGCAAGGCGGGGATGTTGCCGTAATACGTCTCGATCCCCCGGACCTCAAGCATCGGCGCCCCGTTCCTCGGCGCCGAGGTACGCCTCGATCACCTGCGGGTCGTCCCGGATATCCGTCGGCGTCCCTTCCGCGATCTTCCGGCCGAAGTTGATCACCACCACCCGGTCGCACGCCTTCATCACCAGCGACATGTCGTGCTCGATCAGCAGGATCGTCACCCCCAGCGACTGCACCCGCTTGATGAGCCGGAACACCTCCTGCGTCTCCGCGTCGTTCATCCCCGCCACCGGCTCGTCGAGGAGCAGGAGGCGCGGCTCCGCCGCCAGCGCCCGGGCGATCTCGAGCCGCCGCTGGTGCCCGTAGGGGAGACTCCCCGCGGTCTTCTCCCCGTCGGTGCCGGACATCCCCACGAGGTCGAGCAGTTCCCGCGTTTTCCCGCGGGTCTCCCTCTCCTCGCGCCGCTGGTCCACGGTCCGCAGCACGCCCCGCCAGACGCCGGCCCCGGTGCGGCAATGCCTCCCGACCATCACGTTTTCCTCGACGGTCATGGTGGAGAAGAGGCGGATGTTCTGGAACGTCCGGGTGATCCCCCGCTTCGTGATCGCGTGCGGGGGGAGCCCGCTGATCCGCTCCCCGTCGAACACGACCTCCCCCGCGGTCGCGGGGAAGACGGCGGTGACCACGTTGAAGAGCGTCGTCTTTCCGGCGCCGTTGGGACCGATGACGCCGACGATCTCCCCCGGATGGACGTCGAAGGAGATATCGGAGAGGGCCGAAAGCCCCCCGAACGACTTTCCGATGTCCCGGAGCGAGAGGAGGCTGCTCACGCGGATCTCCCCTTGCCGGACCGGCGGAACCGCCGCAGCAGCGCG contains:
- a CDS encoding ABC transporter ATP-binding protein; the protein is MSSLLSLRDIGKSFGGLSALSDISFDVHPGEIVGVIGPNGAGKTTLFNVVTAVFPATAGEVVFDGERISGLPPHAITKRGITRTFQNIRLFSTMTVEENVMVGRHCRTGAGVWRGVLRTVDQRREERETRGKTRELLDLVGMSGTDGEKTAGSLPYGHQRRLEIARALAAEPRLLLLDEPVAGMNDAETQEVFRLIKRVQSLGVTILLIEHDMSLVMKACDRVVVINFGRKIAEGTPTDIRDDPQVIEAYLGAEERGADA